GCAGATTACGGTTCTAAATTCCACCGCCATAAATTTATACATTAAGAACCCACAGAAAGTGGTATCTGACAGCTACATGTGTCTAATGAGCAATGAAACTGTTTGCATGAATGTGGTATCTGTTGGAAGTacgtgtttattttaattttagatagTAGAGAATATTGTTCGTTTTTCTTTTTAGCGAAACCCCAACCAGTCACAGATTTCGAGTGCGTAGgttacaattttgaaaatttaacctGTAGTTGGACCCCACCACAAAATTACGTCAAAACTGATTACAATCTGACATTTTCGTTGGAAGGTCGTAGAGCTGTCAGGTAAAAATTGGTTTAAAGTAATTAGTGGACGATTTACAAATTCTAATTCTCTTCTAGATACAATTGTCCTTCTTTGAAATATCCTGACCTCAATGGCGGCGACAAACGAATGAGTTGTTTTTGGAATATATCGACAACTCCGCACTATAGACAAGTCCAtgagaaattttttttcaatcttACAATCACAAATAAGTTCGGAACAAATCAGATAACCAAAATGTGGCATCACTTTTCACATGGTGTGTATCAAGTTTTTAAGTAGTGTTCGGTCATTGAGAgcttgacatttttttctagtGTTGCCGGGACCTCCTGAAAATTTAAAGGTGCTGAGTAAGACGCCCTCTTCGATATTTTTATCGTGGATGATACCACAATCGATGCAGACGTTCCCTGTTGGTGTCCATCACAGAATTTACTATCAGTGCGAATACGGCGAAAAGCAGTGGCATTTTGGAGGAATGATCCGTAAAGTCCAACATCCCGCAAAAGAGGTAACGTTCAATCTGACCGATTTGAAATACGCGCACGCTCTGTGCGACATAAGAGTGTCATTACGTTCCGCCGAAGCTCAATCCGACGATGAGTCGATGTGGTCACGAAACGCCTCGATCACAGAACGAACAAACAGTAAAGGTACGCGAAATAATCTCACCGAAAGTGTGgatcttatttatttgtttgcaGTACCTGATGAACCTCCAGAAACTAACGTCGGTAGTTTCGAAATTGTTTCATTTGGAAACAGTCTCCAGTACCGAGAGGCATACATTTATTGGAGACAGATATCTGAAGAGCAGAAAAACGGACCTGAGTTTAGTTACGTTATCAGTGTAGAAGAGGACCCGTCAAATGAACCAGTTGAGCTAACCAATACTTACGCGAAGTTCAAAAATTTGTCCATATCGAAGAGCTACACGTTTAGCATTTGGTCGAAAAATATAAACGGGTCGTCTGCTCGTAGGTCGATCATTTATATCCCCAAACAAATAGACAGTACGATGTTCTGACGATTTTTGAATGATTATACTCAACTTGTACGTTTCTAGGGATAAAGGAACCCCTGAGCTTCACCAAAGTCGAACTCAGTGACGGTAAATATGAATTGTCCTGGGAAGCCCCCAAATTGTTGCCGAACCAGTACATCACAAACTATACGATATTTTTATGCAACAACGACAGAGACAGACCGTATCAGTGCAACGtaagtagtaaaattttaattttgatggtACATATTTGATAATTCGTGTGTTTAGGGTATGCTCAATTGGATGGTCGTCCCAAACAACACCTTGACGACAATTAAGAATGTCGAAAAAGACAAAATCTTTCAATTTGCAATTTCGGCCAACACACTTTACAGCAGTAGTGGTATGTTGTGGGCCGCCTGTACggtcatttataataaaaacatgGGGAAAATGAAGAACGTTTGGATTAATACTGTCGGATCAACTTTCATTGACGTCGGGTGGAAATTGGATTGTTCCGATCGAATCGGCAGTGTCGAAGGTTACATCGTTTACTACTGTCCGATCAAATCGCCGCTGCACACAGAATGCAAAGGTgagttcatttaaatgtccaataataattaaaatattcacgtTTATCGTTACAGCCGCACAAGCAAACAGCACATTCAATGGTACAACGGTGTCGAGTGGCACCATAACAAATTTAAGCCCTTACACCACTTACATGCTCACCGTTGCGGTCATAACCAAGCACACAACTTTTAGTCAACAGAGTGATCCGTTGTACAACACGACACTCGAAGCAAGTAAGTTACGCGATGTGtttatagagattttttttattgttggtatattttttaagaaCCCAGTTCCCCACCTCGAAACTTGAAAGTTTATAATGTTACGAATTCGACAATATCGCTGGTGTGGGACTCTCCAAACGCTATCAATGGAATCTTGAGGTACTATCGATTGGAATACGAACATCAACATCGCAACTTCCAAAGAAAGATTGAGCGTAGAACAAATTATACAGTAAGTAAATCTTCGAAAATGGTTTTGCCGTGTCTAATCTAATTCAATTGGAGATGTAATCACAGTTTTGTTGAACGGTACGATACAGTAATGGAGGCaaccaataatttttttatgagtcaatattttgtcaaaattacaatAGTACAAATATTCGAATTATGTATtcggttaaaatattttaactaaTCATAAGACGGtgaagagaaaaaacatttttctaggCGGTAGTTTTTAATTCTTTTAgattgtaatttaattaaaaactacTGAGAAAATTTGGTTGActataaaaaatgaaagtcGAGTCTTGGATCGATTCATCATGCGGAGTTTTCAGAATTTAACGtaacaatatttcaaattgaTACTGACAGAAGTCTTCATTAATTAATGCCAGTCACTCATTACAGAATAAAGATACAGGTGTTAATTTATATtgcgaaaaattgttttattttactcaCACCTGAATTTGTAATGACCGAATGTTGGCGTTCTTACATAAGTTTACTACGGTACAATGCGATCAACAAAAAGAGATACGGGTCtatgatgtatttttttaacaacctattaaaatattaaatacgtTTCACTGATTGGTCATTGTCATGGTTACGAATCTTTAgagtttgttaaaattaacatgtaAATTACAGAATAGACCCCAAGGGGCTGCTGTGCATTATAGAGCTTGTGAAAACATCTGGCGTAGCTTCACTCATACTTACAGTAATGATGAAGAGAGGTTCTGCCTAAAGTCCAACGAAATTAAATCCGGTCACTATTTTGTTCGTttccatttcgaaagtaaGACTGTGTCATCAATTGTGTAAAAATCagttcttaaaataaaattcacgcAACCGTCTTAATCAATCTCgcacgtttaaaaaaatactttttattcccgactaatttctatttttttctttataataTTGTATCTGTAAGACGTCATCacatacataatattttttctaaccAAATCAATCGAATGCGTTCAAGAACACCTTCCTCTTGTCTcctgttaattaaattaattgattttagTACACACACCAACTAAACAACAAAACCCAAAGATTTTGGTCGGATTTTCTCCAGATAAACAATCGACATTTTTTCATGGCCGTCTGGGTTTGTTAAATTTGGACTCTATGATATAATAATCTcaaatgattttcaaatatCTCAGCTTTTTAGTTCATAAATCTTCAGTTTTTTCACATTCTGCGTAATTTCGACAAGTCGGTTTTTGCACTTTCTCGAAATATTTTGCATCGCCACAACCTTTGTGATagatctttttttttcgaaacttTTTCACTGAAAAAACCGGAAGTGAAAAGTTCTCTGTTGTTTAAGTGATT
The sequence above is drawn from the Tenebrio molitor chromosome X, icTenMoli1.1, whole genome shotgun sequence genome and encodes:
- the LOC138139959 gene encoding cytokine receptor-like; its protein translation is MDLKIWRKFCYVSFLFVVAGIAPSQCDDCAPGLSLIGYTDPHGDILIEYGQSLNITCVLTKKIAPNASLLLSFTRNNSTIPPEFITVLNSTAINLYIKNPQKVVSDSYMCLMSNETVCMNVVSVGTKPQPVTDFECVGYNFENLTCSWTPPQNYVKTDYNLTFSLEGRRAVRYNCPSLKYPDLNGGDKRMSCFWNISTTPHYRQVHEKFFFNLTITNKFGTNQITKMWHHFSHVLPGPPENLKVLSKTPSSIFLSWMIPQSMQTFPVGVHHRIYYQCEYGEKQWHFGGMIRKVQHPAKEVTFNLTDLKYAHALCDIRVSLRSAEAQSDDESMWSRNASITERTNSKVPDEPPETNVGSFEIVSFGNSLQYREAYIYWRQISEEQKNGPEFSYVISVEEDPSNEPVELTNTYAKFKNLSISKSYTFSIWSKNINGSSARRSIIYIPKQIDRIKEPLSFTKVELSDGKYELSWEAPKLLPNQYITNYTIFLCNNDRDRPYQCNGMLNWMVVPNNTLTTIKNVEKDKIFQFAISANTLYSSSGMLWAACTVIYNKNMGKMKNVWINTVGSTFIDVGWKLDCSDRIGSVEGYIVYYCPIKSPLHTECKAAQANSTFNGTTVSSGTITNLSPYTTYMLTVAVITKHTTFSQQSDPLYNTTLEAKPSSPPRNLKVYNVTNSTISLVWDSPNAINGILRYYRLEYEHQHRNFQRKIERRTNYTLENLQIYGNYLIQIAACTVECSENSEKLNITTKMGYPSKIRKPTVDRRNDSSITIVWNEPSEPGGKNDHYVVHFKQKHDYKNKTFEYNTTARKYVIENCGDGGKFNTFYVSVKAVNRIEGKNYDGPWSDELENYCDTPYNFIQFVIPVAVIVMLVVFGYGIYKVCLHCKRMRDVEVKLPPGLAPVVTDHNLAPWSTDKHKENNYSHSPPDEELLLVKMSEGRHFSGDSSGCSSGHESVTSSLESGTHISSSSDSGTEHPENYCVLAVDPKADSSYIPVTADANKLQYNPCDVSSESSSPYVMTGEPIKTINPGYVPFNQTEPVGKSSGYVIAGIKNCNGYIPFNQTEPVNRNTGYVVAGIKNCKLD